The Triticum aestivum cultivar Chinese Spring chromosome 7B, IWGSC CS RefSeq v2.1, whole genome shotgun sequence genome window below encodes:
- the LOC123157567 gene encoding probable pectinesterase 29, giving the protein MKKLTLRRLLAVAISVGAVFIAFTPETSHRCDAAQAVAKSIFVDHTGRGDFKTIQAAIDSVPFGNNQWIRVHVAARTYTEKVTVPFNKSFILLEGEGRLQTSIEWADHAGGSSTTADTPTFASHADDFMARDITFKNTYDGASLAQAVAALVDGDRSSFYGCGFFSVQDTLCDMAGRHYYENCVIGGAVDFIFSNARSIFQGCNLWTGKLTKTLGSITAHGRDSDKDDTAFVFKQCKVGGFMPIYLGRPWRDYARVIFYQTNMSTVVDRQGWDIWNSKGKEGLLTMVESECIGAGSNTTERVPWAKQLSGKEIATFVSLSYISPDGWLDAQPH; this is encoded by the exons ATGAAAAAGCTCACACTACGGCGACTGCTGGCCGTAGCCATTAGTGTTGGAGCAGTCTTCATAGCCTTTACACCAGAGACATCTCACCGCTGCGACGCTGCTCAGGCGGTGGCTAAAAGCATCTTCGTCGACCACACGGGCCGTGGTGACTTCAAGACCATCCAAGCAGCCATCGACTCCGTCCCTTTCGGCAACAACCAATGGATCCGTGTCCACGTCGCCGCCCGCACTTACAC TGAGAAGGTGACTGTGCCATTTAACAAAAGCTTCATCCTGCTGGAAGGCGAGGGGAGGTTGCAGACGTCCATCGAGTGGGCCGACCATGCCGGCGGGTCGTCCACCACCGCCGACACCCCAACTTTTGCCTCTCATGCCGACGATTTCATGGCCCGTGACATCACGTTCAAG AACACATACGACGGGGCCAGCCTGGCGCAAGCAGTGGCTGCCCTAGTTGACGGGGACCGGTCGTCATTCTATGGATGTGGCTTCTTCAGTGTTCAGGACACGTTGTGCGATATGGCTGGGAGGCACTACTATGAGAATTGTGTCATCGGCGGCGCCGTGGACTTCATCTTTAGCAACGCCAGGTCCATCTTTCAG GGATGTAATCTATGGACAGGAAAGTTAACAAAGACGCTGGGATCCATCACGGCGCATGGGCGAGACAGTGACAAAGATGACACCGCATTTGTGTTCAAACAATGCAAGGTGGGCGGCTTCATGCCGATATACCTCGGACGTCCATGGCGAGACTATGCTAGGGTCATCTTCTACCAGACCAACATGTCTACCGTTGTGGACCGCCAAGGTTGGGACATCTGGAACTCCAAGGGCAAAGA GGGATTGCTAACGATGGTGGAATCGGAGTGCATAGGGGCGGGGTCCAACACGACGGAGCGAGTACCGTGGGCCAAGCAGCTGAGTGGCAAAGAAATCGCTACATTCGTCAGCTTGTCCTACATCTCTCCCGATGGCTGGCTCGACGCACAGCCACATTAG